One window of the Hoplias malabaricus isolate fHopMal1 chromosome Y, fHopMal1.hap1, whole genome shotgun sequence genome contains the following:
- the LOC136677969 gene encoding dnaJ homolog subfamily B member 6-like → MVEYYHILGVPKTASPEDIKKAYRKLALKWHPDKNPENKDEAEKKFKEISEAYEVLSDANKRSLYDRYGKEGLTGSGGGGHYHNGDPFQGFTFRNPDDVFREFFGGQDPFADFFGGDLFGDDLFFGGGRRHQRGMSRSRTGGSFFGGFGGFPGFGASFPGFNTGFASFGHMGHMGHMGHLEHMGHMGGGGGGFTSFSSTSFGGGGGGGGGGGGGGGSGMGNFRSVSTSTKYVNGRKITTKRIVENGQERIEVEEDGQLKSLTINGQAHELGQERSHNVSKALPSTSSSSSSSQYHSGQRERETRTHLKEQSGSKRKMPTHYGEAKKERKKES, encoded by the exons ATGGTGGAGTATTACCATATTTTAGGAGTGCCGAAGACTGCATCTCCAGAAGATATTAAGAAAGC GTACAGAAAACTAGCTTTAAAATGGCACCCTGATAAGAACCCAGAAAACAAGGATGAGGCTGAGAAGAAATTTAAAGAAATCTCAGAGGCTTATGAAGTCCTTTCAGATG CCAACAAGCGGAGTCTTTATGATCGGTACGGTAAAGAAGGCCTAACAGGAAGTGGAGGAG GGGGACATTATCATAACGGAGATCCCTTCCAAGGATTTACGTTCCGCAATCCAGATGATGTCTTCAGGGAGTTCTTTGGTGGTCAGGATCCATTTGCTGATTTCTTTG GTGGCGATCTATTTGGTGATGATTTGTTTTTCGGAGGCGGGCGGCGGCACCAGCGTGGGATGAGCCGGAGCAGAACGGGGGGCTCGTTTTTTGGAGGGTTTGGAGGGTTCCCCGGATTTGGAGCAAGTTTTCCAGGTTTTAACACAG gtTTTGCCTCCTTTGGCCACATGGGCCACATGGGGCACATGGGTCATTTGGAGCACATGGGTCATatgggaggtggaggaggaggatttACCTCCTTTTCCTCTACCTCgtttggaggaggaggaggaggaggaggtggtggtggtggtggtggaggcaGTGGAATGGGGAATTTTCGTTCTGTGTCCACTTCTACTAAATATGTCAATGGCAGGAAAATCACTACAAAAAG AATTGTAGAGAATGGACAGGAACGCATAGAGGTTGAAGAAGATGGACAGTTAAAGTCGTTAACCATAAATG GACAGGCCCATGAGTTAGGGCAAGAGAGGTCTCACAACGTGAGCAAAGCACTCCCTTCcacttcttcctcctcctcatcctcacaaTATCACTCCGGGCAAAGGGAAAGAGAAACGAGAACGCACCTTAAAG AGCAAAGTGGCAGCAAAAGGAAGATGCCCACGCACTATGGGGaggcaaaaaaagaaagaaaaaaagagtcaTGA
- the LOC136677967 gene encoding transient receptor potential cation channel subfamily A member 1-like: protein MRLSRLIDMDESSQIFTDVFEWALEGDVVALEKHPKQLSVRDDTGASPLHYAASRGQLRSIKLIIQVAGLQELNAVDEEGNTPLHWAVQKDQRGSCSTLLSLGADPNILNKSLLSPLHLAVSLRHNGLVEQLLSHSQTDVNLEGDLGNTPLILAASVDNYEALLLLHKNGAKLCRQNKLGHFPIHAAAFAGAKKSMEVVLLKGEENCISIENHINYVDKSISSPLHLAVRGGNLEVIQLCIAYGAKIDQQQCDKSTALHFACTQGATEAVKIMLKAYDRVCDIINITDGACQTPLHKAAIFDHHELAEYLISQGADIDFIDCKGHSPLLLATSCGAWRTVNLLLSHGADLKVKDKAGCNFLHLAILQPRGLKNLPAEVLQHETVRELLNDEDSEGCTPLHYACRLGIPDSVKNMLGLEVSLDQKSKQKKSALHFAAEYGRINTCHRLLETMTDTRLLNEGDERGMTPLHLASHGGHVKVAELLLRKGALFHSDYKGWSCLHHAAAEGYTQTMEILLISNIKLLDKADGDGNTALHLAGRAGHVAAVRLLLCRGAQILLNRGDASFLHEAVQNGRKEVTSAVIDSDRCEEAITTFKLNSAKRCIVMDMIEFLPESFKYLLDKCITEADEDVNSCSYYVEYNFQWLQQPERYAKTENLEKGEHYKPLAALNAMVEFNRVELLTHPVCKKYLEMKWNAYGVKAHLLNMTVYALGVFPLTYLIVNLRPNLRVEKNVTMVSMVTTTLDKQSYIITVCMFLVLVMNMYAVGKEIVQICQQRLKYLRDVSNLMDWAAAICSLLFVLPLLLDVKSSWHWQAGSLAALVSWFNLLLYLQRFERFGIYVVMFREICRTLLSIIVLFIYLILAFALAFYALMIEQRHFGRMFLSLMQTFVMMVGEINYQDNFLKPYIATRLPFPVLTYGIFVFFVLLVPILLMNLLIGLAVGDIAEVQTNACLKQIGMQIELHTNLEEWLPNWFMKRVDQVSLKEFPNKCYKGKRWVCSGSEGRKEIPRVCPAPHQSTPMERELSKQKYRLRELSELMEKQHNLLKLIVQKMEISSEAEDHDGPPVFQEFKQKLLARSKWGPLLRAVTARKK from the exons TGGGCTCTGGAGGGGGACGTTGTGGCTCTGGAGAAACACCCAAAGCAGCTCTCTGTTCGGGACGACACTGGTGCCAGTCCTCTGCACTACGCTGCATCCAGAGGTCAACTCCGCTCCATCAAACTCATCATCCAGGTCGCTGGACTGCAGG agttgaATGCAGTGGATGAAGAAGGGAACACTCCACTGCACTGGGCTGTGCAGAAAGACCAGAGAGGGAGCTGCTCGACCCTCCTGAGCCTTGGAGCTGACCCCAACATCCTCAACAAATCCCTTCTGTCCCCTCTGCACCTGGCAGTCAGCCTCAGACACAATGGCCTTGTGGAA caactcctctctcacagtcagACGGATGTAAACCTAGAAGGAGACCTGGGGAACACTCCTTTAATCCTCGCTGCTTCCGTGGACAACTATGAGGCTCTGCTTCTACTG CACAAGAATGGAGCAAAACTGTGTAGACAGAACAAGCTGGGACACTTCCCGATTCATGCAGCTGCCTTTGCAGGAGCTAAGAAGTCAATGGAGGTGGTTCTCCTAAAAG GAGAGGAGAACTGCATATCCATTGAAAACCACATAAACTATGTGGACAAGTCCATCAGCAGTCCTCTTCACCTGGCGGTCCGTGGAGGAAACCTTGAGGTCATTCAACTCTGCATCGCTTATGGAGCCAAAATTGACCAGCAACAG TGTGATAAATCCACTGCCCTCCATTTTGCCTGCACTCAAGGAGCAACTGAGGCAGTGAAGATCATGTTGAAGGCCTACGACAGAGTGTGTGacatcatcaacatcacagATGGAGCCTGCCAAACACCACTTCATAA ggcggctATTTTTGACCACCACGAACTGGCCGAGTATCTGATCTCACAG GGGGCAGACATTGACTTCATCGACTGTAAAGGCCACTCTCCACTGCTGCTGGCCACCAGTTGTGGAGCCTGGAGAACTGTTAACCTGCTTCTGTCACATG gtGCTGATCTGAAAGTAAAAGACAAAGCCGGCTGTAATTTTCTGCACCTGGCCATCTTGCAGCCGAGGGGTTTAAAGAACCTGCCGGCAGAAGTTTTGCAG catgAGACTGTGAGGGAGCTCCTGAATGATGAAGACTCAGAGGGCTGTACTCCACTACACTACGCCTGCAGACTCGGGATTCCTGACTCGGTGAAGAATATGCTGGGACTCGAAGTTTCTCTGGATCAGAAGTCCAAACAGAAGAAGTCTGCACTTCACTTTGCAGCTGA ATACGGCAGGATTAACACATGCCACCGGCTGCTGGAGACGATGACGGACACAAGGCTCTTGAACGAGGGAGATGAGAGAGGGATGACCCCGCTGCACCTGGCCTCTCACGGGGGTCATGTCAAGGTTGCGGAGCTGCTCCTTCGCAAAGGAGCTCTGTTTCACAG TGATTATAAAGGCTGGTCATGTTTACATCATGCTGCAGCTGAGGGCTACACTCAGACCATGGAGATTTTACTCATTTCCAACATCAAACTCCTGGACAAAGCTGACGGAGATGGA AACACGGCTCTGCACCTGGCCGGACGTGCGGGTCACGTGGCGGCTGTTCGGCTACTGCTCTGCCGAGGGGCTCAGATCCTGCTGAACCGAGGGGATGCCTCCTTCCTGCATGAGGCTGTCCAGAACGGCAGGAAAGAGGTGACCAGCGCTGTGATCGACAGTGACAG GTGTGAGGAAGCCATCACCACGTTCAAACTGAACTCAGCAAAACGCTGCATTGTTATGGACATGATAGAGTTTCTTCCAGAGTCTTTTAAA TATCTTCTGGACAAGTGCATTACAGAGGCTGATGAAGATGTGAACTCTTGCAGCTACTAT GTGGAGTATAATTTTCAGTGGCTACAGCAGCCAGAACGATACGCAAAGACAGAAAACTTGGAAAAGGGTGAACACTACAAACCTCTGGCTGCACTCAAT GCCATGGTGGAATTTAATCGTGTCGAGCTGCTGACGCATCCTGTGTGCAAGAAATACCTGGAAATGAAATG GAATGCATACGGTGTGAAAGCTCACCTGCTCAATATGACAGTGTATGCCCTGGGAGTGTTCCCCCTCACTTACCTGATCGTAAACCTGCGTCCAAATCTAAGAGTGGAGAAGAATGTCACCATGGTCAGCATGGTCACCACAACCCTTGACAAG cAAAGTTATATTATCACAGTCTGCATGTTCCTGGTTCTCGTGATGAACATGTACGCAGTCGGAAAAGAGATAGTACAGATATGCCAGCAG cgtcTGAAGTATCTGAGAGACGTGTCTAATCTGATGGACTGGGCAGCTGCGATCTGCTCTCTGCTATTTGTCCTCCCGCTGTTGCTGGATGTGAAGAGCTCGTGGCACTGGCAGGCTGGCTCCCTCGCTGCTCTCGTCTCCTGGTTCAACCTCCTTCTCTACCTGCAGCG GTTTGAAAGGTTCGGAATCTACGTGGTGATGTTCCGGGAGATCTGCAGAACACTGCTGAGCATCATTGTGTTATTCATATATTTGATCCTCGCGTTTGCCTTGGCTTTCTATGCTCTGATGATCGAACAG AGGCATTTTGGCAGGATGTTCCTGTCCCTGATGCAGACCTTTGTCATGATGGTGGGAGAGATCAACTATCAGGACAACTTCCTGAAGCCCTACATAGCCACGCGACTGCCGTTTCCTGTGCTGACATATGggatatttgtattttttgttcTGCTGGTGCCCATTCTGCTCATGAACCTGCTG ATTGGACTGGCTGTGGGTGATATTGCAGAAGTACAGACTAACGCTTGCTTAAAGCAAATTGGAATGCAG ATTGAACTTCACACAAATCTGGAGGAGTGGCTGCCGAACTGGTTTATGAAAAGAGTGGACCAAGTTTCACTCAAAGAGTTTCCCAACAAATGTTACAAGGGCAAG AGATGGGTGTGTAGTGGCAGTGAAGGTAGGAAGGAGATCCCCAGAGTGTGCCCAGCCCCTCATCAGTCAACACCAATGGAGCGAGAGCTGTCCAAACAGAAATACAG ATTGAGGGAGCTGTCTGAGTTGATGGAGAAACAGCACAACCTGCTGAAGCTGATTGTTCAGAAGATGGAGATCAGCTCAGAAGCTGAAGACCACGATGGACCACCTGTTTTCCAGGAATTTAAACAGAAACTTCTCGCCAGGAGCAAGTGGGGCCCACTGCTCAGAGCAGTCACAGCCAGGAAGAAGTGA